Proteins from a genomic interval of Bradyrhizobium sp. CCBAU 53340:
- a CDS encoding peptidase, translating to MTYCCGILVRDGLVMIADTRTNAGLDNVSTFRKLHIFSKPGDRIMAIASAGNLAISQSVLSTLTEGLEDPNTGEIETLMNAPTMFQAAQRIGRAIRAVHATEGPALKSEDVSFDVSFLFGGQIKGARMRLFMVYTAGNFIECTTDTPYLQIGEHKYGKPVLDRAMHYDVELYEALKTGLISMDSTMRSNLGVGLPIDVLVVRSDVYDADLNHRIEAGEPYFHDLRSRWSAALRAAHQNIPRPPYKNEKEPKT from the coding sequence ATGACCTATTGTTGCGGAATCCTGGTTCGGGACGGTCTGGTGATGATCGCCGACACCCGCACCAATGCCGGCCTCGACAACGTCTCGACCTTCCGCAAGCTGCACATCTTCTCCAAGCCGGGCGACCGCATCATGGCGATCGCCAGCGCCGGCAACCTCGCCATCAGCCAGTCGGTGCTCTCCACCCTGACCGAGGGTCTGGAAGATCCCAACACGGGCGAGATCGAGACGCTGATGAACGCGCCGACCATGTTCCAGGCCGCCCAGCGCATCGGCCGGGCAATCCGGGCGGTGCACGCGACCGAGGGACCGGCGCTGAAGTCGGAGGATGTGTCCTTCGACGTCTCGTTCCTGTTCGGCGGCCAGATCAAGGGCGCGCGCATGCGCCTGTTCATGGTGTACACCGCCGGCAATTTCATCGAGTGCACGACCGACACGCCCTACCTGCAGATCGGCGAGCACAAATACGGCAAGCCGGTGCTCGACCGCGCCATGCATTACGACGTCGAGCTTTACGAGGCGCTGAAGACCGGCCTGATCTCGATGGACTCGACCATGCGCTCCAATCTCGGCGTCGGCCTGCCGATCGACGTGCTGGTGGTGCGCTCGGATGTCTACGATGCGGACCTCAACCATCGCATCGAGGCCGGCGAGCCCTACTTCCACGACCTGCGCTCGCGCTGGTCGGCGGCATTGCGCGCGGCACACCAGAACATCCCGCGGCCGCCCTACAAGAACGAAAAAGAACCCAAAACCTGA
- a CDS encoding carboxymuconolactone decarboxylase family protein, producing MATVKLLSDDELSSEARAVFDDIRKLRQSDFINNFWRALAHDPKTLRRTWESLKEVMAPGALDPKVKEMLYVAVSIAHGCSYCIHSHTAAARAKGMTEAEYGEMLAIVGMAAETNRLVTALGVPVDQAFLADATD from the coding sequence ATGGCGACTGTAAAACTGCTTTCGGACGACGAGCTTTCCAGCGAGGCGCGCGCCGTCTTCGACGACATCCGCAAGCTGCGGCAATCGGACTTCATCAACAATTTCTGGCGCGCGCTGGCGCATGATCCGAAGACGCTGCGGCGGACCTGGGAGAGCCTCAAGGAGGTGATGGCGCCGGGCGCGCTCGATCCCAAGGTCAAGGAGATGCTCTATGTCGCTGTGTCGATCGCGCATGGCTGCAGCTACTGCATCCATTCGCACACGGCCGCCGCGCGGGCCAAGGGCATGACCGAGGCCGAATATGGCGAGATGCTAGCCATCGTCGGCATGGCCGCGGAGACCAACCGGCTGGTCACCGCGCTCGGCGTTCCCGTCGACCAGGCGTTCCTCGCCGACGCAACTGACTGA
- a CDS encoding transglutaminase family protein encodes MRLRIQHTTTYRYEPAATSVIQILRTTPCSHDGQYVAEWQIDVSTDTKLDMHEDAFGNVTHVLSCGPVSDIKITAEGLIETHDTGGVLRGADERFPAGMFLRPTDLTTVNPAMAAVARQLRSEAENDTLGFLHTLMSQISDHMTFDEDPTNSGTSAAEAFTLKRGVCQDYAHIFIACARTGGVPARFVSGHFLRSDGTVHQDAGHAWAEAYVPDLGWVGFDPANSICTTDAHVRVAIGLDYLGAAPVRGTRYGGGAETLTVAVKVEQAGRGGPSQSQSQRQS; translated from the coding sequence ATGCGCCTGCGAATCCAGCACACCACGACCTATCGCTACGAGCCGGCGGCGACGAGCGTGATCCAGATCCTGCGCACGACGCCCTGCAGCCATGACGGGCAATATGTGGCGGAATGGCAGATCGACGTCTCGACCGACACCAAGCTCGACATGCACGAAGATGCGTTCGGCAACGTCACCCATGTGCTGTCCTGCGGGCCCGTCAGCGACATCAAGATCACCGCCGAAGGGCTGATCGAGACCCATGATACCGGCGGCGTGCTGCGCGGCGCCGACGAGCGTTTTCCGGCCGGAATGTTCCTGCGTCCCACCGACCTTACGACCGTCAATCCGGCGATGGCGGCTGTGGCGCGCCAGCTGCGCAGCGAGGCCGAGAACGACACGCTCGGCTTCCTGCACACGCTGATGTCGCAGATCAGCGATCACATGACCTTCGACGAGGACCCGACCAACAGCGGCACCTCGGCCGCCGAAGCGTTCACGCTCAAGCGCGGTGTCTGCCAGGACTATGCGCATATCTTCATCGCCTGCGCCCGCACCGGCGGCGTGCCGGCGCGCTTCGTCTCCGGCCATTTCCTGCGCTCCGACGGCACCGTGCATCAGGATGCGGGCCACGCCTGGGCGGAAGCCTACGTTCCCGATCTCGGCTGGGTCGGCTTCGATCCGGCCAACAGCATCTGCACCACGGATGCCCATGTCCGCGTCGCGATCGGGCTCGACTATCTCGGCGCGGCGCCGGTGCGCGGCACCCGCTATGGCGGCGGGGCGGAAACGCTGACGGTCGCGGTCAAGGTCGAGCAGGCCGGCCGCGGCGGGCCGTCGCAATCACAATCGCAGCGGCAGAGCTAG
- a CDS encoding alpha-E domain-containing protein, with product MLSRTAENLYWLARYVERAEYLARTIDATLRVTALPAAYIGKTNEWDSALLTAGVAESFYQTHEEANEHNVVDYLSFSADNPSSIRNCIEAARLNSRSVRTALTSEMWDTINSAWIELQALWSKGTSTREDLAKFLRFVQETSLRFDGSAYRTMLRNDAYWFSRLGLHLERADNTARILDVKYHVLLPEEEHVGGPLDFYQWSSILRSVSALTAYHWVYRETLKPWLVADLLILNGTLPRSLASCYDNLVRNLDQIGVAYGRQGPAQRHARGIRNRLEHSNMNDIFQHGVHEFIQEFIADNSRLGEIITKQYLI from the coding sequence ATGCTGTCGCGCACCGCCGAAAACCTCTACTGGCTCGCCCGCTATGTCGAACGGGCCGAATATCTCGCGCGCACGATCGATGCGACCCTGCGCGTCACCGCGCTTCCCGCCGCCTATATCGGCAAGACCAACGAATGGGATTCCGCGCTGCTGACCGCCGGCGTCGCGGAGAGCTTCTATCAGACCCATGAGGAAGCCAACGAGCACAACGTCGTCGACTACCTCTCGTTCTCGGCCGACAACCCGTCCTCGATCAGGAACTGCATCGAGGCGGCGCGGCTGAACTCGCGCTCGGTGCGCACCGCGCTGACCAGCGAGATGTGGGACACCATCAACTCGGCCTGGATCGAGCTTCAGGCGCTTTGGAGCAAGGGCACTTCGACCCGCGAGGACCTGGCAAAATTCCTGCGCTTCGTGCAGGAGACCTCGCTGCGCTTCGACGGCTCGGCCTACCGGACCATGCTGCGCAACGACGCCTATTGGTTCTCGCGCCTCGGCCTGCACCTGGAACGCGCCGACAACACCGCGCGGATTCTCGACGTGAAGTATCACGTACTGCTGCCGGAAGAGGAGCATGTCGGCGGCCCGCTCGACTTCTATCAGTGGAGCTCGATCCTGCGCTCGGTGTCGGCGCTCACCGCCTATCACTGGGTCTATCGCGAGACGCTGAAGCCGTGGCTGGTCGCCGATCTCTTGATCCTCAACGGCACGCTGCCGCGCTCCCTGGCGAGCTGCTACGACAATCTCGTGCGCAATCTCGACCAGATCGGCGTCGCCTATGGCCGCCAGGGCCCGGCCCAGCGCCACGCCCGCGGCATCCGCAACCGGCTGGAACACAGCAATATGAACGACATTTTCCAGCATGGCGTGCATGAATTCATTCAGGAATTCATCGCCGACAATTCCAGGCTGGGCGAAATCATCACGAAGCAGTATTTGATCTGA
- a CDS encoding circularly permuted type 2 ATP-grasp protein encodes MAVAFDEMNIPGGDLRPAYQELARWLKETPPEALEYRRQEAELLFRRIGITFAVYGDSESTERLIPFDVIPRIMSGKEWTVLEKGLKQRVKALNMFLRDIYHGREILRAEIVPDDLIFQNPVFRPEMNGQQVPHDVYVHIAGIDIVRVDAEDFIVLEDNARTPSGVSYMLENREIMMRLFPDLFARHRVAPVERYPDELLSALRSVAPHGASSEPTVALLTPGVYNSAYYEHSFLADKLGIELVEGRDLVVKNNEVFMRTTEGLKRVDVIYRRVDDDFLDPLTFRPDSALGVPGLMSAYAAGNITLANAVGTGIADDKAIYSYMPDIVKFYLGEEPILKNVPTWRCREPKDLAYVLDNLSELVVKEVHGSGGYGMLIGPAATKATIEAFREKLKREPEGFIAQPTLALSTCPTCTASGLAPRHVDLRPFVLTGSKSTTIVPGGLTRVALKEGSLVVNSSQGGGTKDTWILDE; translated from the coding sequence ATGGCAGTCGCGTTTGATGAAATGAATATCCCCGGTGGGGACCTTCGCCCCGCCTATCAGGAGCTGGCTCGCTGGCTCAAGGAGACGCCTCCCGAGGCGCTCGAATATCGCCGCCAGGAGGCCGAGCTCCTGTTCCGCCGCATCGGCATCACCTTCGCCGTCTATGGCGACTCCGAATCCACCGAGCGCCTGATCCCCTTCGACGTGATCCCGCGGATCATGTCCGGCAAGGAATGGACGGTGCTGGAAAAGGGACTGAAGCAGCGCGTCAAGGCGCTGAACATGTTCCTGCGCGACATCTATCACGGCCGCGAGATCCTCCGCGCCGAGATCGTGCCCGATGATCTGATCTTCCAAAACCCGGTGTTCCGGCCCGAGATGAACGGCCAGCAGGTGCCGCACGACGTTTACGTGCACATCGCCGGCATCGACATTGTCCGGGTCGATGCCGAGGACTTCATCGTGCTGGAGGACAATGCGCGCACGCCGTCCGGCGTGTCCTACATGCTGGAAAACCGCGAGATCATGATGCGGCTGTTTCCGGATCTGTTCGCCCGCCACAGGGTGGCGCCGGTCGAGCGCTATCCGGACGAGCTGCTCTCGGCGCTCCGCTCGGTCGCGCCACATGGCGCATCGAGCGAGCCGACGGTCGCCCTGCTCACGCCAGGCGTCTACAATTCCGCCTATTACGAGCACTCCTTCCTCGCCGACAAGCTCGGCATCGAGCTCGTGGAAGGGCGCGACCTCGTCGTCAAGAACAACGAAGTGTTCATGCGGACGACCGAGGGGCTGAAACGGGTCGACGTGATCTATCGCCGCGTCGACGACGACTTTCTCGATCCCCTCACCTTCCGGCCCGACTCCGCGCTCGGCGTGCCCGGGCTGATGTCGGCCTATGCCGCCGGCAACATCACGCTCGCCAATGCCGTCGGCACCGGCATCGCCGACGACAAGGCGATCTACTCCTACATGCCCGACATCGTGAAGTTCTATCTCGGCGAGGAGCCGATCCTGAAGAACGTGCCGACCTGGCGCTGTCGCGAGCCGAAGGATCTGGCTTACGTGCTGGACAATCTAAGCGAGCTCGTCGTCAAGGAAGTGCACGGCTCCGGCGGCTACGGCATGCTGATCGGCCCCGCTGCGACCAAGGCGACGATCGAAGCGTTCCGCGAAAAGCTCAAGCGCGAGCCGGAAGGCTTTATCGCGCAGCCGACGCTGGCGCTCTCGACCTGCCCCACCTGCACGGCAAGTGGCCTTGCGCCGCGCCATGTCGATCTTCGCCCCTTCGTGCTCACGGGCAGCAAGAGCACGACGATCGTGCCGGGCGGGCTCACCCGCGTCGCGCTGAAGGAAGGCTCCCTGGTGGTCAATTCGAGCCAGGGCGGCGGCACCAAGGACACCTGGATTCTGGACGAGTAG
- a CDS encoding molybdopterin-binding protein, with amino-acid sequence MSEIVTAGILVIGDEILSGRTKDKNIGFIAEYLTNIGIDLKEVRVVSDDEDDIIAALNALRQRYTYVFTTGGIGPTHDDITADSVAKAFGVGIDHHPEVVARFRERWSEQDLNEARLRMARIPDGAELIQSATILAPGFKIGNVIVMAGVPSIMQAMMDIVSPKLKSGVRMLSESVRANAREGDIGSPLRAIAAAHPDTIIGSYPFMDEEQKPNTNLVVRSRDADKLAAAMAAVKEMLAGLNITR; translated from the coding sequence ATGAGCGAGATCGTTACGGCGGGCATTCTGGTCATCGGGGATGAAATCCTGTCCGGCCGAACCAAGGACAAGAATATCGGCTTCATCGCCGAATACCTGACCAATATCGGCATCGACCTCAAGGAAGTCCGGGTCGTCTCCGACGACGAGGACGACATTATCGCGGCGTTGAATGCACTGCGGCAACGCTACACCTATGTCTTTACCACCGGCGGCATCGGCCCGACCCATGACGACATCACCGCCGACAGCGTTGCCAAGGCCTTTGGCGTCGGCATCGACCACCATCCCGAGGTGGTCGCCCGTTTCAGGGAGCGCTGGAGCGAGCAGGACCTCAACGAGGCCCGCCTGCGCATGGCCCGCATTCCCGATGGTGCCGAACTGATCCAGAGCGCGACCATCCTCGCCCCCGGCTTCAAGATCGGCAATGTCATCGTCATGGCCGGCGTGCCGTCGATCATGCAGGCGATGATGGACATCGTCTCGCCCAAGCTGAAGTCGGGCGTGCGCATGCTGTCCGAATCGGTTCGTGCCAATGCGCGGGAAGGCGACATCGGCAGCCCCTTGAGGGCGATCGCCGCCGCTCACCCCGACACCATCATCGGCAGCTATCCGTTCATGGACGAGGAGCAGAAGCCCAACACCAATCTGGTGGTGCGTTCGCGCGATGCGGATAAGCTCGCCGCAGCAATGGCGGCGGTGAAGGAAATGCTGGCGGGATTGAACATCACCCGGTAG
- the gpt gene encoding xanthine phosphoribosyltransferase: MAGETPQLSAEERAGRPFPVSWDQFHRDCRALTWRLNEVGPFHAVIAITRGGLVPAAIVARELGLRVIDTVCIASYDHDKQGDLQVLKGISEQAMKLGGGTGKGLLIVDDLVDTGKTGKLVREMLPDAHFATVYAKPKGRPLVDTFITEVSQDTWIFFPWDTALSYHPPLRDGAA, from the coding sequence ATGGCTGGTGAAACACCGCAATTGAGCGCGGAGGAACGGGCAGGTCGGCCCTTTCCAGTGTCGTGGGACCAGTTCCACCGCGACTGCCGGGCGCTGACCTGGCGTCTCAACGAAGTCGGTCCGTTCCACGCCGTGATCGCGATCACCCGCGGCGGCCTGGTGCCGGCCGCGATCGTGGCGCGCGAGCTCGGCTTGCGCGTGATCGATACGGTCTGCATCGCCAGTTACGACCATGACAAGCAGGGTGATCTCCAGGTTCTCAAGGGCATTTCCGAACAGGCGATGAAACTTGGCGGCGGCACCGGCAAGGGGCTGTTGATCGTCGACGACCTCGTCGACACCGGCAAGACCGGCAAGCTGGTTCGCGAGATGCTGCCGGACGCGCATTTCGCCACCGTCTATGCCAAGCCGAAGGGGCGTCCGCTGGTCGATACCTTCATCACGGAGGTCTCGCAGGACACCTGGATCTTCTTTCCCTGGGATACTGCGCTGTCCTATCACCCGCCGCTCCGCGACGGCGCGGCGTGA
- a CDS encoding methionine synthase translates to MLFPTTIAGSLPKPEWLAEPNMLWAPWKSGGDELLRAKRDATLIWLKIQEDAGIDIVTEGEQARQHFVHGFLEKIEGIDFAHKVEMGIRKDRYKAMVPQVVAPLRLKDRVHAFEARVARTHTKKKLKFTLPGPMTIIDTIADRYYGDRVKMAFAFAELLNEEAKALQADGVDLVQFDEPAFNVYMDEVNDWGIKALERAAQGLTCTTAVHICYGYGIKANTDWKETLGAQWRQYEQIFPAIDASPIQQVAIECRNSKVPLDLLALLKNKIVQAGVIDVASDTVETAEDVVQVIDAVSKFVPKSNIIATTNCGMAPMRREIAEAKLMALGAGAALAREKLG, encoded by the coding sequence ATGCTGTTTCCAACCACGATCGCCGGCTCCCTGCCGAAGCCGGAATGGCTCGCCGAGCCCAACATGCTCTGGGCGCCCTGGAAGTCCGGCGGCGACGAGCTGCTTCGTGCCAAGCGCGATGCGACGCTGATCTGGCTGAAGATCCAGGAGGACGCCGGCATCGACATCGTTACCGAGGGCGAGCAGGCCCGGCAGCATTTCGTCCACGGCTTCCTGGAGAAGATCGAGGGCATCGACTTCGCCCACAAGGTCGAGATGGGCATCCGCAAGGACCGCTACAAGGCGATGGTGCCGCAGGTGGTCGCCCCGCTCCGGCTCAAGGACCGCGTCCATGCCTTTGAGGCGCGCGTTGCCCGCACGCACACCAAGAAGAAGCTGAAATTCACCCTGCCCGGCCCGATGACGATCATCGACACCATCGCGGACCGTTACTACGGCGACCGCGTCAAGATGGCCTTTGCCTTCGCCGAGCTGCTCAACGAGGAAGCCAAGGCGCTCCAGGCCGACGGCGTCGATCTCGTGCAGTTCGACGAGCCCGCCTTCAACGTCTACATGGACGAGGTCAATGACTGGGGCATCAAGGCGCTGGAGCGCGCCGCGCAGGGACTGACCTGCACCACCGCCGTGCACATCTGCTACGGCTACGGCATCAAAGCCAACACCGACTGGAAGGAGACGCTTGGCGCGCAATGGCGGCAGTACGAGCAGATCTTCCCGGCGATCGACGCCAGCCCGATTCAGCAGGTCGCGATCGAGTGCCGCAACTCCAAGGTTCCGCTTGATCTGCTCGCGCTGTTGAAGAACAAGATCGTGCAGGCCGGCGTCATCGACGTCGCCAGCGACACGGTCGAGACCGCGGAGGACGTCGTGCAGGTGATCGACGCCGTCTCGAAATTCGTGCCCAAGAGCAACATCATCGCCACCACCAATTGCGGCATGGCGCCGATGCGGCGCGAGATCGCCGAAGCCAAGCTGATGGCACTCGGCGCCGGCGCCGCGCTCGCGCGCGAGAAGCTGGGGTGA
- a CDS encoding glutathione S-transferase N-terminal domain-containing protein: MIDLHYAPTPNGWKISIMLEELGLPYRVKPVNIRAGEQFNPEFLAISPNNRIPAIVDHEPADGGAPFSVFETGAILIYLAEKTGRFLPTDLRGRSTTIQWVMWQMAGLGPMLGQHGHFALYAAEKIPYAIERYRDEATRLYGVLDRQLAKTGAYVAGDYSIADIACFPWTMTHKAQGFTLDDYPNVKRWYAEVRARPQVQAGLAIGKFVKEPFDEESRKIMFGQRAKEVLGRK, from the coding sequence ATGATCGACCTCCATTACGCGCCGACGCCGAACGGCTGGAAAATCTCGATCATGCTGGAGGAGCTCGGGCTTCCCTATCGAGTGAAGCCCGTCAACATCCGCGCCGGCGAGCAGTTCAACCCTGAATTCCTGGCGATCTCGCCCAACAACCGCATTCCCGCGATCGTCGACCACGAACCCGCCGATGGCGGCGCGCCGTTCTCGGTGTTCGAGACCGGCGCGATCCTGATTTATCTGGCGGAGAAGACCGGCCGCTTCCTGCCCACGGACTTGCGCGGCCGTTCCACCACCATCCAATGGGTGATGTGGCAGATGGCAGGGCTGGGGCCGATGCTCGGCCAGCACGGCCATTTCGCGCTCTATGCGGCCGAGAAAATCCCTTATGCGATCGAGCGCTACCGCGACGAGGCAACGCGGCTCTACGGCGTGCTCGACCGGCAGCTTGCCAAAACCGGCGCCTATGTCGCCGGCGACTATTCCATCGCCGACATCGCCTGCTTCCCCTGGACCATGACGCACAAGGCGCAGGGTTTTACCCTCGACGACTATCCAAACGTGAAGCGCTGGTACGCCGAGGTCCGGGCCCGGCCGCAGGTGCAGGCGGGGCTCGCGATCGGAAAGTTTGTCAAAGAGCCGTTCGATGAGGAATCACGCAAGATCATGTTCGGCCAGCGCGCTAAGGAAGTGTTGGGAAGGAAGTGA
- a CDS encoding 2-hydroxychromene-2-carboxylate isomerase — translation MIEFFFDCSSPWTYLAFHNIQPLAKELGAEIIWRPILVGGIFNTVNPSVYAQREKPVPLKARYMKKDLADWARSAGLSIKMPPTVFPVNSVKAMRGCIWLGKDMVPFATAVFEAYWGEDKDISQDAVLAELCKKSGIDEQKFLAGISEQGIKDQLKANTEEVVARGGFGSPTIFVNKTDMYFGNDRLPLIREALLRSKASAA, via the coding sequence ATGATCGAATTCTTCTTCGACTGCTCCAGCCCCTGGACCTATCTCGCCTTCCACAACATCCAGCCTCTGGCCAAAGAACTCGGCGCCGAGATCATCTGGCGGCCGATCTTGGTCGGCGGCATCTTCAACACGGTCAATCCGAGCGTCTACGCGCAGCGCGAGAAGCCGGTGCCGCTGAAGGCGCGCTACATGAAGAAAGACCTTGCCGACTGGGCGCGCTCGGCGGGTCTGTCGATCAAGATGCCGCCCACAGTCTTCCCGGTGAACAGCGTCAAGGCGATGCGCGGCTGCATCTGGCTCGGCAAGGACATGGTGCCGTTCGCGACTGCAGTGTTCGAGGCCTATTGGGGCGAGGACAAGGACATCTCGCAGGACGCGGTGCTGGCGGAGCTCTGCAAGAAGAGCGGCATCGACGAGCAGAAGTTTCTCGCCGGCATTTCCGAGCAGGGCATCAAGGATCAGCTCAAGGCCAATACTGAAGAGGTCGTCGCCCGCGGCGGCTTCGGCTCGCCGACCATTTTCGTGAACAAGACCGACATGTATTTTGGCAACGACCGCCTGCCGTTGATCCGCGAGGCGCTGTTGCGCAGCAAGGCAAGCGCGGCCTGA